From Apium graveolens cultivar Ventura chromosome 9, ASM990537v1, whole genome shotgun sequence, the proteins below share one genomic window:
- the LOC141686075 gene encoding uncharacterized protein LOC141686075 has protein sequence MANLAKLEFVALDVTGNNYLSWVLDAELHLSANGLKNTIDPEKIPTVKHNAKAIIFLRHHIHEDLKSEYLTIKNPLTLWNNLKDRFDHQKLVHLPSARYDWINLRLQDFKSVAEYNSALFKISSRLILCGKNITDGEMIEKTLSTFHLNTMILNQQYRERNFQKYGELIYLLLMAKKNNELLLKNNQIHPTGSA, from the coding sequence ATGGCGAATCTTGCAAAATTAGAGTTTGTTGCTTTGGATGTTACGGGGAATAATTATTTGTCATGGGTCCTTGATGCGGAATTACACCTTAGTGCTAATGGCCTAAAAAATACTATTGACCCAGAAAAAATCCCAACTGTTAAACATAATGCAAAAGCAATTATCTTTCTTAGGCATCACATCCATGAAGATCTAAAATCTGAATACCTCACTATCAAAAATCCACTCACCCTTTGGAATAATCTCAAGGATAGATTTGATCACCAGAAACTTGTTCACTTGCCATCTGCCCGATATGACTGGATTAATTTAAGGTTACAGGATTTCAAATCTGTAGCTGAATATAATTCTGCTCTTTTCAAGATAAGCTCAAGATTAATTTTATGTGGTAAAAATATTACTGATGGTGAAATGATTGAAAAGACCCTCTCAACCTTTCACCTCAACACTATGATCCTGAATCAACAGTATAGGGAGCGGAATTTTCAAAAATATGGCGAGCTGATATATCTCCTTCTTATGGCTAAAAAGAATAATGAGTTGCTACTGAAAAATAATCAGATACATCCCACAGGCTCTGCCTAG